The following are encoded in a window of Arthrobacter antioxidans genomic DNA:
- a CDS encoding LacI family DNA-binding transcriptional regulator yields the protein MTPGKRTERPRLDDVARTAGVSVPTVSRVLNGKGGASQETRQAVLAAMDSLGYERPSRTAGRSKGQIGVVVPDLVNPIFPAFAGAIAALLAPNDYIPALCTLPGGGITEDEYVALLLDQGVSGIIFVCAAHSDGRANLERYRRLRGRVPFVLVNGARPEIDAPSVSNDDATAIRTAVRHVVAQGHQRVGFATGPDRFIPSRRKLEGFRSGLVQFLGEDDAGPHIATSMFTIEGGQSAANELIDSGHTAIICASDVMALGAVRAAQTRGLRVPEDISVVGFDDSPLMAFTDPPLTTLRQNVAAMAEAAVHALVTELDGDRVTRNEILFQSDLVVRGSTGAGPAVRTGPGVSGG from the coding sequence ATGACTCCCGGCAAGCGTACCGAGCGGCCGCGCCTGGACGACGTCGCCCGCACCGCCGGCGTCAGCGTGCCCACCGTGTCGCGCGTCCTGAACGGCAAGGGTGGGGCGTCCCAGGAGACCCGGCAGGCCGTCCTCGCGGCGATGGACAGCCTGGGCTACGAGCGGCCCTCCCGCACGGCAGGGCGCTCCAAGGGACAGATCGGCGTCGTCGTGCCGGACCTCGTGAATCCGATCTTCCCGGCGTTCGCCGGCGCCATCGCGGCCCTGCTGGCACCCAACGACTACATCCCCGCCCTGTGCACCCTGCCCGGCGGGGGCATCACCGAGGACGAGTACGTCGCCCTCCTGCTGGACCAGGGCGTCAGCGGGATCATCTTCGTCTGCGCCGCGCACTCCGACGGCCGGGCGAACCTGGAACGCTACCGGCGCCTGCGCGGGCGGGTGCCGTTCGTCCTCGTCAACGGCGCCAGGCCCGAGATCGACGCACCGTCCGTCTCCAACGACGACGCCACGGCCATCCGCACGGCTGTCCGGCACGTCGTGGCGCAGGGCCATCAGCGTGTCGGCTTCGCGACCGGTCCCGACCGCTTCATCCCGAGCCGCCGCAAGCTGGAGGGCTTCCGCTCCGGGCTGGTCCAGTTCCTCGGCGAGGACGACGCCGGGCCGCACATCGCGACGAGCATGTTCACCATCGAGGGCGGGCAGAGCGCGGCGAACGAGCTCATCGACTCGGGACACACGGCGATCATCTGCGCTTCGGACGTCATGGCCCTCGGTGCCGTCCGCGCCGCGCAGACCCGGGGCCTCAGGGTGCCGGAGGACATCTCTGTGGTCGGCTTCGACGACTCCCCACTCATGGCCTTCACCGATCCGCCACTGACGACCCTGCGGCAGAACGTGGCGGCGATGGCGGAGGCTGCCGTCCACGCCCTGGTCACGGAGCTGGACGGGGATCGGGTCACGCGGAACGAGATCCTGTTCCAGTCGGACCTGGTGGTCCGCGGTTCCACCGGGGCGGGACCCGCGGTGCGGACAGGCCCCGGGGTGTCCGGAGGCTAG
- a CDS encoding DnaJ C-terminal domain-containing protein yields the protein MASQDWVDKDFYKILGVSKDASGDEIKKAYRKLARKHHPDQNQGAAASERTFKDVSEAYSVLSDAEERQQYDAIRAMGGGARFSAGGAGGGAGGNAGFEDVFGNLFGQGAGTRQRTGFSNGNLPPEFADLFGGGGMGGGGGFPGGFQSTRPQKGADRTASTSISFGGAINGTTIGLREPSGEQIDVRIPAGIRDGQKVRVKGKGQPGQAGPGDLMVSVNVKEHPLFKRDGDNIRVHVPVTFPEAALGAEIKVPTLTGEMVTMRVPAGTPSGRTLRLKGRGVKTSKTTGDLLVIVDVVVPQNLSKEAEAAVETFRAATKDADPRAGLAAKARL from the coding sequence TTGGCTAGTCAGGATTGGGTCGACAAGGATTTCTACAAGATCCTGGGTGTCTCCAAAGATGCGTCCGGTGACGAGATCAAGAAGGCGTACCGGAAGCTCGCGCGCAAGCACCACCCCGACCAGAACCAGGGGGCCGCGGCGTCGGAGCGCACCTTCAAGGACGTCTCGGAGGCCTACTCCGTCCTGTCCGACGCCGAGGAGCGCCAGCAGTACGACGCCATCCGCGCGATGGGGGGCGGCGCGCGCTTCTCCGCAGGCGGAGCGGGCGGCGGCGCCGGCGGCAACGCCGGCTTCGAGGACGTCTTCGGCAACCTCTTCGGCCAGGGCGCGGGCACCCGCCAGCGCACCGGGTTCTCGAACGGCAACCTGCCCCCCGAATTCGCCGACCTGTTCGGTGGCGGGGGCATGGGCGGCGGCGGCGGATTTCCCGGCGGGTTCCAGTCCACCCGCCCGCAGAAGGGCGCGGACCGTACGGCGAGCACGTCCATCTCCTTCGGCGGTGCCATCAACGGCACGACGATCGGGCTGCGCGAACCCTCCGGGGAGCAGATCGACGTCCGCATCCCGGCCGGCATCCGCGACGGCCAGAAGGTCCGGGTCAAGGGCAAGGGGCAGCCGGGCCAGGCCGGCCCCGGCGACCTCATGGTCAGCGTGAACGTGAAGGAGCATCCGCTCTTCAAGCGCGACGGCGACAACATCCGCGTCCACGTGCCCGTCACATTCCCCGAGGCGGCGCTCGGTGCCGAGATCAAGGTGCCGACGCTCACCGGCGAGATGGTCACCATGCGGGTACCAGCCGGCACGCCGTCGGGCAGGACGCTCCGGCTCAAGGGCCGGGGGGTGAAGACGTCGAAGACGACCGGCGACCTGCTGGTCATCGTCGACGTCGTCGTTCCGCAGAACCTCTCGAAGGAGGCGGAAGCCGCCGTGGAGACGTTCCGCGCCGCCACGAAGGACGCGGATCCGCGGGCAGGCCTGGCCGCGAAGGCGCGCCTGTAA
- a CDS encoding nucleotide exchange factor GrpE, whose translation MPHHGNEEEHQSEPVNSSDNREIDPDTGEVRGQQQDAGEPAAEESAAGAQATPAADPSEGDALAQAEAILNEAGAEGESNPAVDVVAELRNDLLRLQAEYVNYRRRVERDRDVARDQAVIGVLNSLMPVLDDIDAARQHGDLAEGPFAAIAGKLENVLKTYELTRIDEVGVAFDPNIHEALMQQPSADVQADSVSQILRAGYRKGERVLRAAQVIVAVPE comes from the coding sequence ATGCCGCACCACGGAAATGAAGAAGAGCACCAGTCAGAGCCGGTGAACTCATCCGACAACCGGGAGATCGACCCGGACACGGGCGAAGTCCGTGGGCAGCAGCAGGACGCCGGCGAGCCGGCCGCGGAGGAATCCGCGGCCGGAGCACAGGCCACGCCCGCGGCCGACCCTTCCGAAGGGGATGCCCTGGCCCAGGCCGAGGCGATCCTGAACGAGGCAGGTGCCGAGGGCGAGAGCAACCCGGCAGTGGACGTCGTCGCGGAGCTCCGCAACGATCTGCTCCGCCTGCAGGCGGAGTACGTCAACTACCGGCGCCGCGTCGAGCGCGACCGGGACGTCGCCCGCGACCAGGCGGTCATCGGCGTCCTCAACTCGCTGATGCCCGTCCTCGACGACATCGACGCCGCACGCCAGCACGGCGATCTCGCGGAGGGCCCGTTCGCGGCGATCGCGGGAAAGCTCGAGAACGTCCTGAAGACGTACGAGCTGACCCGGATCGACGAGGTGGGTGTCGCGTTCGACCCGAACATCCACGAGGCGCTCATGCAGCAGCCGAGCGCGGATGTCCAGGCGGACAGCGTCAGCCAGATCCTCCGCGCGGGCTACCGCAAGGGGGAGCGCGTCCTGCGCGCCGCCCAGGTGATCGTGGCAGTGCCCGAGTAA
- the pulA gene encoding pullulanase-type alpha-1,6-glucosidase produces the protein MTPNTTDTPRTSGRPALRRRSRLAAVVLTAPLLATLMPAPALADHTTPPGTVALVGSLQAELGCPDDWQPECAATGLVPVDGAPDTWSATFDVPAGSYEYKVALNGSWGENYGVDGAAGGANLALQAPGGPVTFTYNHRTHVVSSDAPQAPTGSTAAHWLTADTLAWGAEVPADARFRLYSAPEGGLVAGDGNVTGGSYIDLERGRDALPARLAARYPHLADLATVTLGRKDARKAGDLLKGQLLLAAVGPDGTVLATTGVQVPGVLDDLYAGAAREQLGLSWKGRKPHLDLWAPTARSVSVQVFRDGSGGDPIATRPLRAGKDGVWSVDGEKDWDGAYYLYDVEVFVPETGAVEHNLVTDPYSVGLSTNSERSLFVDLTDPSLMPSSWARLPKPALDRPEELSVYELHVRDFSITDTTVPEAERGTYAAFSRPDSAGMQRLSELADNGLNAIHLLPVNDIGTIEEDRAQQAEPACDLEAFAPDSTEQQQCVTDVASRDGFNWGYDPLHYTTPEGSYSTNPEDATRIREFRGMVASLNESGLRVIQDIVYNHTAGAGQASDNNLDRIVPGYYHRLNPESGAVETSTCCPNTATEHTMMGKLMVDSIVTLARTYKLDGFRFDLMGHHSKQNILDVRAALDKLTLKRDGVDGRSIYLYGEGWNFGEVADNARFVQATQATMAGTGIGTFNDRLRDAVRGGGPFDEDPRIQGFASGLLTDPNGVAGNGTEAEQRAELLLSQDQIRVGLTGNLKDYTFTDRNGEQVTGADVDYNGSPTGYAADPQESITYVEAHDNETLFDALAFKLPADTPMADRVRMQTLALSTTALGQGVSFWHAGGEALRSKSLDRNSYDSGDWFNILDHTGTDNGFGRGLPPRADNEAKYGFMQPLLADPALKPSPADIEAASGQAQELLRIRQGSPLFSLGTAGLVQQKLSFPGSGPDQTPGVIVMHLDDTVGPDVDPGRKGIVVVFNASDEPTSQRVPAAAGRGFALHAVQAEGSDDVVRQSAATQDGTFTVPARTVAVFEAR, from the coding sequence ATGACCCCGAACACCACGGACACACCCCGGACCAGCGGGAGGCCGGCCCTTCGGCGCCGGTCCCGGCTGGCCGCCGTCGTCCTGACCGCGCCGCTCCTGGCGACCCTCATGCCGGCGCCGGCGCTCGCCGACCACACCACCCCGCCGGGCACGGTGGCCCTCGTGGGTTCCCTCCAGGCAGAACTCGGCTGCCCCGACGACTGGCAGCCGGAGTGCGCAGCCACGGGGCTCGTCCCCGTGGACGGGGCGCCGGACACCTGGTCGGCGACCTTCGACGTCCCCGCCGGATCCTACGAGTACAAGGTGGCGCTGAATGGGTCCTGGGGTGAGAACTACGGCGTCGACGGCGCCGCCGGTGGCGCGAACCTGGCGCTGCAGGCTCCGGGCGGCCCCGTGACCTTCACCTACAACCACCGAACCCACGTCGTCTCGAGCGACGCGCCCCAGGCACCCACCGGGTCGACGGCGGCGCACTGGCTCACCGCGGACACCCTCGCCTGGGGTGCCGAGGTGCCGGCCGATGCCCGTTTCCGCCTCTACTCCGCCCCGGAGGGCGGACTCGTCGCCGGCGACGGGAACGTCACGGGCGGCAGCTACATCGACCTCGAGCGCGGCAGGGACGCCCTGCCCGCGCGTCTCGCCGCGCGGTACCCCCATCTGGCCGACCTCGCGACGGTGACGCTCGGCAGGAAGGACGCCCGGAAGGCCGGGGACCTGCTCAAGGGTCAGCTGCTCCTCGCCGCCGTCGGGCCGGACGGGACGGTCCTGGCCACCACGGGCGTCCAGGTGCCCGGCGTGCTCGACGACCTCTACGCAGGGGCCGCCCGCGAGCAGCTCGGCCTCAGCTGGAAGGGCAGGAAGCCCCACCTGGATCTCTGGGCCCCGACGGCCCGCAGTGTCTCCGTGCAGGTCTTCCGCGACGGCTCGGGTGGGGACCCGATCGCCACCCGTCCGCTCCGCGCGGGCAAGGACGGCGTCTGGAGCGTCGACGGCGAGAAGGACTGGGACGGCGCGTACTACCTCTACGACGTCGAGGTCTTCGTCCCCGAGACCGGCGCCGTGGAACACAACCTCGTGACCGACCCCTACAGCGTCGGGCTGTCCACGAACTCGGAGCGGTCCCTGTTCGTGGACCTCACGGACCCGTCGCTCATGCCGTCGTCGTGGGCGCGCCTGCCGAAACCGGCCCTCGATCGCCCCGAGGAGCTGTCCGTCTACGAACTCCACGTGCGCGACTTCTCGATCACCGACACCACCGTGCCCGAGGCCGAACGCGGCACCTACGCCGCGTTCAGCAGGCCGGACAGCGCCGGCATGCAGCGGCTCTCGGAGCTGGCGGACAACGGGCTCAACGCCATCCACCTCCTGCCCGTGAACGACATCGGCACCATCGAGGAGGACCGCGCACAGCAGGCCGAACCCGCCTGCGACCTCGAGGCGTTCGCGCCCGACAGCACCGAACAGCAGCAGTGCGTCACCGACGTCGCCTCCCGGGACGGCTTCAACTGGGGGTACGACCCCCTGCACTACACGACGCCGGAGGGTTCCTACTCCACGAACCCCGAGGACGCCACGCGCATCCGCGAGTTCCGCGGCATGGTCGCCTCGCTCAACGAGTCGGGACTGCGCGTCATCCAGGACATCGTCTACAACCACACCGCGGGCGCCGGTCAGGCCTCGGACAACAACCTCGACCGGATCGTACCCGGCTACTACCACCGCCTGAACCCCGAGTCGGGCGCCGTCGAGACCTCGACGTGCTGCCCGAACACGGCGACCGAGCACACCATGATGGGCAAGCTGATGGTCGACTCGATCGTGACGCTCGCACGCACCTACAAGCTCGACGGGTTCCGGTTCGACCTCATGGGGCACCACTCGAAGCAGAACATCCTCGACGTCCGCGCGGCCCTCGACAAGCTGACGCTCAAGCGCGACGGCGTGGACGGCAGGTCCATCTACCTGTACGGCGAGGGCTGGAACTTCGGGGAGGTCGCGGACAACGCCCGGTTCGTCCAGGCCACGCAGGCCACGATGGCCGGCACCGGCATCGGCACGTTCAACGACCGCCTCCGCGACGCCGTGCGCGGCGGTGGGCCCTTCGACGAGGATCCGCGGATCCAGGGCTTCGCCTCCGGGCTGCTGACCGACCCGAACGGCGTCGCCGGCAACGGCACGGAGGCCGAACAGCGCGCCGAGCTGCTCCTGTCGCAGGACCAGATCCGGGTGGGACTGACCGGCAACCTGAAGGACTACACGTTCACCGACCGCAACGGTGAGCAGGTCACGGGCGCCGACGTGGACTACAACGGGTCGCCGACCGGGTACGCGGCGGACCCCCAGGAGAGCATCACCTACGTCGAGGCGCACGACAACGAGACGCTCTTCGACGCGCTCGCGTTCAAGCTGCCGGCCGACACGCCGATGGCCGACCGCGTCAGGATGCAGACCCTGGCGCTCTCCACCACCGCACTGGGACAGGGCGTCTCCTTCTGGCACGCGGGTGGCGAGGCGCTGCGCAGCAAGTCCCTGGACCGCAACAGCTACGATTCCGGCGACTGGTTCAACATCCTCGACCACACGGGCACGGACAACGGCTTCGGCCGGGGCCTGCCGCCGCGGGCGGACAACGAGGCGAAGTACGGGTTCATGCAGCCGCTGCTGGCCGACCCGGCACTCAAGCCCTCGCCCGCGGACATCGAGGCCGCGAGCGGGCAGGCGCAGGAGCTGCTGCGGATCCGGCAGGGCAGCCCGCTGTTCAGCCTCGGCACGGCCGGGCTCGTCCAGCAGAAGCTGTCCTTCCCGGGCAGCGGCCCCGACCAGACGCCCGGCGTGATCGTGATGCACCTGGACGACACCGTCGGCCCCGACGTCGATCCCGGCCGGAAGGGCATCGTGGTGGTCTTCAACGCCTCCGACGAGCCCACCTCCCAGCGCGTCCCGGCCGCCGCCGGCAGGGGCTTCGCGCTGCACGCCGTCCAGGCGGAGGGGAGCGACGACGTCGTCCGCCAGTCCGCGGCCACGCAGGACGGGACCTTCACGGTTCCGGCCCGCACGGTGGCGGTGTTCGAGGCGCGGTAG
- a CDS encoding heat shock protein transcriptional repressor HspR has product MDHTLPIYVISVAAELADMHPQTLRQYDRLGLVTPSRAPGRARRYSQKDVSTLREVQRLSQEGVSLEGIRRILDLENQVAALQARVAELSSELAARRVQAESSRVFAAGLAGDVVTLVRGQRPRARTQALMVWRPESARTANQSRS; this is encoded by the coding sequence ATGGACCACACCCTGCCCATCTATGTCATCTCGGTGGCCGCCGAGCTCGCCGACATGCACCCGCAGACGCTCCGCCAGTACGACCGGCTGGGGCTCGTGACGCCGAGCCGTGCGCCGGGCCGGGCGCGGCGCTACTCACAGAAGGACGTCAGCACCCTGCGCGAGGTCCAGCGGCTGTCGCAGGAAGGCGTGTCGCTGGAAGGCATCCGGCGGATCCTCGACCTCGAGAACCAGGTCGCGGCCCTGCAGGCGCGCGTCGCGGAGCTGTCCTCCGAACTGGCGGCCCGTCGCGTCCAGGCCGAGTCGAGCCGGGTGTTCGCCGCGGGTCTCGCGGGGGACGTCGTCACCCTCGTCCGCGGGCAGCGTCCCCGCGCCCGCACCCAGGCGCTCATGGTGTGGCGCCCGGAGTCGGCGCGGACCGCCAACCAGTCGCGCAGCTAG